The Eurosta solidaginis isolate ZX-2024a chromosome 4, ASM4086904v1, whole genome shotgun sequence genome includes a window with the following:
- the LOC137249905 gene encoding uncharacterized protein encodes MSRDQSYGQTGRNTPFESAGSLRGNQHRGGANRGAFSKARRPLVVHTPVGGSYGNPAGTHIGPNRNDDRDKLDIPVGTSNLNASLLNTHNISGIMTNVSNYAPDGAGALPPNQEVGNFGDATSDQANLLGMQDEATRGGSWVDVLHQLFQASQEEMRREMGSIRANMAQLNAALESTQQAHQQHRNASRMDRNPLPSVVPPMYPTPSSITVKPQEWKIAFDGTGSVSDFLFKLNTLCERTQCPDEQIMASFHLFLSGRAEEWYWLFTKQNPNATYAFLCYSLKREFGTLKTDHEIMMEISMRKQKASECYDVFHADIISLNARLREPMSELLLIDIIKRNVNSSLKLMLFNADVRNLHDLRDVARRGEQVLKESKLLGAIYPGRHVSEARVTTPDMKMEGEDGEIDPQIEALEYRRSRRPDYSGIQCWNCQGMGHSYIYCEEPIKSPFCFKCGYKGVFTPKCPRDHRRQGNQYPSEKMGEPRSAS; translated from the coding sequence atgtcgcgtgaccagtcctACGGGCAAACGGGCCGGAACACTCCGTTCGAGAGTGCGGGCAGTTTACGAGGGAACCAGCACCGGGGCGgtgctaataggggggctttttcgaaagcaaggcgtcctttggtggtgcataccccagtaggaggatcctacggaaatcccgcggggactcatataggCCCAAACCGgaacgacgaccgcgacaaaTTGGACATACCTGTAGGCACCAGCAATTTGaatgcatcgctgctaaacacacacaacatctcggggataatgaccaatgtgtcgaactatgcaccagatggagcgggtgccttaccaccaaatcaagaggttggaaattttggggacgctaccagcgatcaggcgaacctcctaggaatgcaggacgaagccactcgtggaggctcgtgggtggacgtgctacaccaactgttccaggcttcgcaggaggaaatgcgaagagagatgggctcaattagagccaacatggcccagctcaacgccgctctcgaatccacgcagcaagcacaccagcaacacaggaacgcaagcaggatggaccgtaacccattgccatcggtagtaccgccaatgtacccgactccaagcagcataacagtaaaaccgcaggagtggaaaatcgcattcgacggcactgggagtgtaagcgatttcctcttcaaattaaacaccttgtgtgagcgcacacaatgccctgacgaacaaataatggccagttttcacttattcctttcgggacgagccgaagaatggtactggctatttaccaaacaaaacccaaatgcgacatatgcctttttgtgctactccttaaaaagagagtttggcaccttgaaaacggaccacgagatcatgatggagatctccatgcgcaagcaaaaggcaagtgagtgttatgacgtgtttcacgcggacataatctccttgaacgcgcgcttaagggagccgatgtcagagcttctactgattgacataataaaaaggaacgtcaacagtagccttaagctaatgctttttaatgcggacgtaaggaacctccatgatctgcgcgatgtagcacgccgaggtgaacaagtgctgaaagagagcaagctgctgggagccatttacccaggacggcatgtaagcgaggcacgcgtgacaaccccggacatgaagatggaaggcgaggacggcgagatagatccgcagatagaggcgctggaatatagacgcagcagaagaccggactactcgggaatccagtgctggaattgccagggaatggggcactcctatatatattgcgaggaacccataaaaagtcctttttgttttaaatgtgggtataagggtgtattcactcctaaatgccctagggaccatcgcaggcagggaaaccagtacccgagcgagaagatgggggaacctcgttcggcttcatag